A genome region from Labilibaculum antarcticum includes the following:
- a CDS encoding glycoside hydrolase family 2 TIM barrel-domain containing protein, producing MNKYLIILITIVSFISCNSQVETKPIYVADKWENPEWENPEIFQINREEPTATFYRYADERSALEHVSWKNSPLYQSLNGTWKFYYADSVQARPADFYKTDFDIEQWDTITVPSNWELKGHGIPVYTNRTYMFPPNPPYIPHNINSNGSYKRDFEISDDWNGKDIYLHFEGVSGAMYVWLNGKMLGYNEGSKTPAEYKITDFVKEGKNSLAVQVLRWSDASYMEDQDFWRLSGIERDVYVYATNIVSLRDFRVTSDLENDYKDGVFKVDLKVDNHTDGIVEKEVKFQLFDRNIEVFAETKKVELKQGRTSIKFKKNIPNVKKWNAETPNLYTLLLSVNGESTAIKVGFRNIAIKNNQFLVNGQPVLLKGANLHDHSDTEGHVISEELTLLDLEVMKQNNLNAIRCSHYPKNPHFYRLCDKYGFYVVDEANIETHGMGTTNQGLDKNIKAQKIHPAYLPQWKGMHMDRTVRMFERDKNHPSIVIWSLGNEAGNGENFFATYAWLKEEDTTRLTQYEGATKYTNSDIQAPMYWSIQRMIQYAENNPTRPLIQCEYAHAMGNSTGNLQDYWDVIEKYDIMQGGFIWDWVDQGILSKNKKGEEFWAYGGDLGGADLQNDQNFCLNGIVNPDRTAHPALYEVKKVYQYIKFKNVDIRKGKIEIKNRYDFTNLNTFDFIWRLLKNGEEIANGTLPVLNVAPYTSRKVKINLPKLYDATAEYHVNVYATTKTATDLVPNGHIVAYEQFELARPNAQTVFSKNDGSLKLNTKESSIQITGNGFNMSFSKTSGELTSLDYGYGNILLRGVQVNFWRATTDNDFGFKMPKKLAVWKEASKNQVLESLETIKNATSNIVVTAKYNLKDVKGNLVIDYTIDAKGKILIKTSISGIDSELPVLPRFGNNFIVKNEFSNVKWFGRGPHENYQDRNTSALVGLYKASVEDLYFPYIRPQENGYKTDTRWVSLTNKKGNGIKVIATDLISFSAHHQYNDDFDAGNVKAQRHTTDIIKRDLVNINIDYKQMGVGGDNSWGRMAHDKYQIKARDLSYSYSIEAIKAEK from the coding sequence ATGAATAAGTATTTAATCATTCTCATCACGATTGTTTCTTTTATTTCTTGTAATAGTCAAGTAGAAACAAAACCTATTTATGTAGCTGATAAATGGGAAAATCCAGAATGGGAAAACCCAGAAATATTTCAAATAAATAGAGAAGAACCAACAGCTACATTTTATAGGTATGCAGATGAAAGATCGGCATTAGAGCATGTTAGTTGGAAAAACTCGCCACTATATCAATCCTTAAATGGAACGTGGAAGTTTTATTATGCAGATAGTGTACAAGCTAGACCTGCTGATTTTTATAAAACAGATTTTGATATCGAACAATGGGATACCATAACGGTGCCATCAAATTGGGAGTTAAAAGGACACGGAATCCCTGTATATACCAACAGAACCTATATGTTTCCTCCAAACCCACCTTATATTCCTCACAATATAAATAGCAACGGTAGTTATAAAAGAGATTTTGAAATATCTGATGATTGGAATGGTAAAGATATTTATCTTCATTTTGAAGGGGTTAGTGGCGCTATGTATGTGTGGTTAAACGGTAAAATGCTAGGTTATAATGAAGGAAGCAAAACACCTGCCGAATATAAAATTACAGATTTTGTAAAAGAAGGTAAGAATAGTTTAGCGGTGCAAGTATTGCGTTGGTCTGATGCAAGTTATATGGAAGATCAAGATTTTTGGAGATTGAGCGGTATTGAACGTGATGTGTATGTGTATGCTACTAATATAGTAAGCCTAAGAGATTTTAGAGTAACATCAGATTTAGAAAATGATTATAAAGATGGTGTTTTTAAGGTAGATTTAAAAGTTGATAATCATACAGATGGAATCGTTGAGAAAGAAGTGAAATTTCAGTTGTTTGATAGGAATATAGAAGTTTTTGCTGAAACAAAAAAAGTAGAATTAAAGCAAGGAAGAACAAGCATTAAGTTCAAAAAAAATATTCCAAATGTAAAAAAATGGAATGCCGAAACTCCTAATTTATATACACTTTTACTAAGTGTAAATGGTGAATCAACTGCGATAAAAGTTGGATTTAGAAACATTGCTATTAAAAACAATCAGTTTTTAGTAAACGGTCAACCTGTATTGTTAAAAGGAGCAAATCTTCACGACCATAGTGATACTGAAGGCCATGTTATTTCTGAAGAATTAACCTTGTTAGATTTAGAAGTGATGAAACAAAACAACTTAAATGCAATTCGTTGTAGTCATTATCCTAAAAATCCACATTTTTATAGATTGTGTGATAAATATGGATTTTATGTGGTTGATGAAGCTAATATAGAAACTCATGGTATGGGAACAACCAACCAAGGTTTAGACAAAAACATAAAAGCACAAAAAATTCATCCAGCCTATTTACCACAATGGAAAGGTATGCATATGGATAGAACCGTAAGAATGTTTGAGCGCGATAAAAATCACCCTTCTATTGTAATATGGTCCCTAGGTAATGAAGCTGGAAATGGAGAAAACTTTTTTGCCACTTACGCTTGGTTAAAAGAAGAAGATACCACTAGGTTAACGCAATATGAAGGTGCAACTAAATATACTAATTCGGATATTCAAGCACCTATGTACTGGAGCATACAACGTATGATACAGTATGCAGAAAACAATCCAACACGCCCGTTAATTCAATGTGAATATGCACATGCCATGGGGAATAGTACCGGTAATTTACAAGATTATTGGGATGTGATTGAAAAGTACGATATTATGCAAGGCGGTTTTATCTGGGATTGGGTAGATCAAGGCATTTTGTCCAAAAATAAAAAAGGTGAAGAATTTTGGGCTTATGGTGGCGATCTAGGAGGAGCTGACTTACAAAATGATCAAAATTTTTGTTTAAACGGTATTGTAAATCCTGATAGAACAGCACATCCTGCTTTATACGAAGTAAAAAAAGTATATCAATACATCAAGTTTAAGAATGTAGACATCAGGAAAGGAAAGATAGAAATTAAAAATAGATATGATTTTACCAACTTAAATACCTTTGATTTTATTTGGAGATTGTTGAAAAATGGTGAAGAAATAGCAAACGGTACGTTGCCAGTTTTAAATGTGGCTCCTTATACTTCTAGAAAAGTAAAAATTAATTTACCTAAGCTATATGATGCAACTGCAGAATATCATGTAAATGTGTATGCAACAACTAAAACCGCTACAGATTTAGTGCCAAATGGTCATATTGTTGCTTATGAGCAATTTGAGCTGGCAAGACCAAATGCTCAAACAGTGTTTTCTAAGAATGATGGTTCTTTAAAATTAAACACAAAAGAATCGTCTATTCAAATTACTGGTAACGGATTTAATATGTCCTTTAGCAAAACCAGTGGTGAGTTAACATCGTTAGATTATGGTTATGGTAATATATTATTAAGAGGTGTTCAAGTTAATTTCTGGAGAGCAACTACCGATAATGATTTTGGGTTTAAAATGCCAAAAAAACTAGCTGTTTGGAAAGAGGCTTCAAAAAACCAAGTATTAGAATCTTTAGAAACCATTAAAAATGCAACTAGTAATATTGTTGTAACAGCAAAGTATAATTTAAAAGACGTTAAAGGAAATTTAGTTATTGATTATACAATTGATGCTAAAGGTAAAATTTTAATTAAAACAAGTATTTCAGGCATCGATTCTGAATTACCAGTGTTACCAAGATTTGGAAATAATTTTATTGTGAAAAATGAATTTAGCAATGTAAAATGGTTTGGAAGAGGTCCTCACGAAAACTATCAAGATCGTAATACATCGGCATTGGTAGGCTTGTATAAAGCATCTGTTGAAGATTTGTACTTCCCATACATTCGTCCGCAAGAAAATGGATACAAAACAGATACACGTTGGGTATCGTTAACAAATAAAAAAGGTAATGGGATAAAAGTAATAGCTACAGATCTAATTTCATTTAGTGCACATCATCAATATAATGACGATTTTGATGCAGGTAATGTAAAGGCTCAGCGTCATACCACGGATATTATAAAACGAGATTTGGTAAACATTAATATAGATTATAAACAAATGGGTGTTGGTGGTGATAACAGTTGGGGTCGAATGGCTCATGATAAATATCAGATCAAAGCTCGAGATTTAAGTTATAGCTATAGTATTGAGGCTATAAAAGCAGAAAAATAA